The DNA window CTTCCTGGCCTCCAATATTTTGCTCCCCCTCGGCGGCCTGTTCATAGCCCTCTTTGTGGGCTGGTTCTGGACCGAGGGCGCAAAGCAGGAAGTGACGAACGATGGCACCGTTCCCTTCGGAATCTACCCTTTCTGGCTCTGGGCATGCCGTGTGGTTGCTCCCATAGCCATTGCCTACATCTTCATCACTGGGCTCAAGTGGTAAGATTCACGCAG is part of the Thermovirga sp. genome and encodes:
- a CDS encoding sodium-dependent transporter; amino-acid sequence: FLASNILLPLGGLFIALFVGWFWTEGAKQEVTNDGTVPFGIYPFWLWACRVVAPIAIAYIFITGLKW